The DNA region atcactgttcatggccccgagcactctctctcggaacttgactgttcgggtcctcggggaactcgagtgctcgggggccattgttcgcggccccgagcactctctcccggaactgacttcttttgtcatcgggggactcggatgctcgagggccactgttcatgaccccgagcacccctctctcggaactcggccttcttgggtcatcggggaactcgggtactcagggaccactgttcatggctccgagcaccctcttccggaacttgatcttctcggatcatcggggaactcgggtactcggagaccactattcatggccccgggcaccctctcccggaacttggtcttctcggacctcagggagataaCTCCtgagggagggtgccacgtggcactctgctgttctagCCTCGAGACtcgaggacccccggttcccatgtcaccgacagccaGCCTGCCAAATGACTTCGCATTGACCATCCTTCGGTGGAAGGATGCCAGTGAAGGCAGTCCCGTGAGGATGGAGGGTGGCGGTAGAGCTGTGCAGATAAAGAATGACAGAGGTGCGATGGAGCAGCAATAGGTGATGTGGCTGGAGATGAGCTAGGCAACTAGCGAATCGTGGGGGTAGTTTCTAGTCAAGGACGGAGGAGATGCTCAATGGCTAAGATGGGTAAATTTGAagaatcttaaaaaaattataatttgagACTAACGTAGGAAGAAGCTCATGCTATTATATAGAGAATATATAGACATGAGATAGACAAGAAAATAGATACAGAGATAGTGGACAGTTTTATTTTAGGGATAATTGTAAAGAAACTATTACTCCTGATGTTATTGtaagtttgtaaaaaaaaaattaaaaaatactattaaagCTGTCATTTGAgtgatattttctaaaaaataaaaaattaaggaGATATTTATAAATGCCCCTTTATTTTATTGTTGTGTCTTTACGCGGACCGTCCATCATGGGATCTGACGGCAGACAGCTGTCACCAGCAGCCGCAGCAGAACTCGGATGCAAACGTGCAACAACCTCGGGTACCACGATCCGAAGCGTCTTCCCTCTCCTCTGTTTCTTTCCTTCCGGACGAAGGCGCAGCGGCAGCAACGACTCCTGACCCAAATCAAACCAAACAAACCAATCCGCCGCGGCGCCGCCTTCCAATCCCCAGCTCCCGCcgtcatctcctcctcctccggcgatCGCCGTCGCCTCCAGTAGTCTCACCAGGAGTCCCAAATCCTCCCGCCTTCGATGGGGAGCGAGGCAGAGCCCGCCAAGGGGCTGCTGCCCTACCTGCAGCGCGCCGACGAGCTGCAGAAGCACGAGCCCCTCGTTGCCTACTACTGTGAGATTTTCTCTCCTCCTAGGTTCCTTCCTAATCGTAGCTGATTGATTGGCTAGGGTTTTGATTCAATTTGGGTTCGGTGCGGTTTGGGCAGGTCGGCTCTACGCGATGGAGAAGGGGCTGAGGATCCCGCAGAAGGAGCGCACCAAGATCACCAACTCCATCCTCGTCTCCCTCATGAACCAGCTCGAGAAGGCCTGTACATCCATGCCTCCCTTCTCTTGTTCACTTGGAAAAAGGGAAAACTAAGCAGTTGCTATGGTTATTTTTTAGGTTTAGATCTACTTATTATACGTTTGCGGCAGCAACCCAAAAGGTGTTATTTGGATGCTGTGTTTTAGAAAAACGTTTCTATACAACCAGCTTTTGTTGAAGTGTTGTTCTGTTGATTCTGTACATGATTTCTTTTTTGGGTACCAAAAAGGGTCTTATATCTTGCTGAAGGACTCCATTGAGTAGGAGAATGattgaaggggggggggggggggggggcggctaTCAACTACATCTAGCATTCATATCATAGTGATTTTCGTAGAATTACTGAGCTCGACTTAGTGGAATGCTGTATAATAGTTCGTGGAGAAAACAATGGTCACCAGTGTGTGTGCTTGGCCATGCCAGAAGCATGGCCAGAACTAGCACACATAAGTTGTACATCTTTTTTGTATAAAAAAACTGGAGGCATTAGTTTCTATAAGGGGCAATTCCTTATATGCCACTGGTAAAACTCTCAAATCCCTGATATGCCATCGTGTGTCTATGACGCGTGGGGCCACCTTAGTCACTGACGTGTGGGGTCTAGTGGTATATTAGGTATTTATGTTTTAGCCAGTGGCATGTGAGGAATTATACCTTTTCTATAAAACACTCATTGATACTAAACAAACAAGTTTCAACCACAAATAACCTCAAATGTACATTTTATAGGATATTTTTTTACATCAGCACTAGATCCAAACAATTCGAAGGGCTTGGAGATTGGAACACTGATATCTTGTAAGAAGAAAAAGGCTAAAACCCATTTTGTCAATGGTTTGAAGAAGAAATAGGATAGTGGTTATATGCCCTTGGCAAGCATTCGATGAATTGAAAGGAGAAATCTATGTAGTCCCATAATCATTTCTCGGTTCTAGCAATCATTAAACTGATGCATGTCTCCGAAGATGATCATATCCACATATTACATTCAGATTCTCAACAGTACCTTGAGAAAACAGTATGAACTTATTTAGATAGCTTTTGCATTTGTGATGGAAGAAACACTAATTTTGATTTGGCATTGACTTGCATAGGACCAGCATCATTGTAAGTATAAAATAGTTTCTGGTTCATAATTGTAGTTTTCTCTCCCCTAGATGTTTTTGGCTAGATGCTGATTGACTTTGGGATCATGATTATAAATAAGCAATTGGGTTTTCAGCAGTCACCCCGCCTTTAATAACTCTTACAGTATGCAGAGTCATATATGGGTTAATTATGGAAAGAAGACGCATGTGCGTATATGATGGTGAAGGATTAATGCTATATTGTAAATATGTATAttaaaacaagaaaaagaagacttTGAGCACCAAATTTTACCTATTCATGCACCAAATAACACAAATGAACAATATAGCATGCAAATGGTTTTGCTATGCCCTTTGTTTCTGATACTTATGGTTTCCATTTCATCACTTAGCTCAGTTACCTGGATTCTTGTATGTTCTGTTAAGATGCCCTTAATCGTCTTTGTTGATTTTTAAGACCAAATCACGTATTGTCTTCTTTATCCTCCCCATATAATGCATCTTTGTGAGTCTTTGTAGCTGCTGGTTGTTTCATTTACACTCTAGAGATTTTTTCACCCACTACTAAATATGTTTTCTCATTTTCCAGGACAAGAAATCTTTGACTTTGGGGCCTGACGATCATTTTCACGTGGAGGGGTTTGCATTGAACGTCTTTGCTAAAGCAGATAAACAGGACCGTGCTGGACGAGCTGACATGTAAATACTTTCCAAAATTCTCATTCTGCTTCAATCATGGTGGATTATCTATTTACAGTGTCTCACTAATGCATGTCATATAAACATGCGTATTTTGCAGAAATACTGCTAAAACCTTCTATGCTGCAAGCATCTTCTTCGAGATTCTTAACCAGTTTGGCGAGCTTCAACCTGATGTAGGTTTACTATGTTATTGCCTACTAGTCCATTTGTTGCTATATAATCGTGATGTCATATAAGATTGGTGTGAGCATGTCAGTTTATGTTTATACTGATTTCTGTATAATCTTATTGACCTACGCTGAAAGGTTcaacatatatgtatgtatacatgttTTACCTTCCATTTTATTGTGCCTTTAACAGATCGAGCAGAAGCAGAAATATGCCATCTGGAAAGCAGCTGAAATAAGAAAAGCTCTCAAAGAAGGACGAAAGCCTGAAGCTGGACCTCCTGGCGGGGATAAAGATGAAGCACCTGTCAGTAGTACCACGATTCCTCATGTAACTATCCTGAGTCCTCCTGACTCATTAGTAGTGGGTTCAAAATGAACTTTGCCATGCTCCTAATTCTTAACAAGTTTGAAATTGCCTCTTTGTATTTTTCATAGCAGTCCAATTTGTTTCCATGGTACTATCACCATTCCTAATGTTCCTTTCTGAAAGTTAGTAAAACCTAGCAAGAGTTAGATTACATCTACATCTACTTATCAAGTCCTCTCATCTTAAATGTAAATTATCCATGCAACATATATCATAGATTCTGGAGAATTATGCTACCTCTCTGTTTTCAGTTTCGAATTTGCAGCCATTGCCAGTGCCAGGCAGCCAacaattcatgaaatttttatttttaaaactcaggacctgtttgttttagcttttttCAGCTTCTGGCCCACAGAAAcaaaagctgaaataaacagccTGATTCTAGAAACCAATTCTGAGAATCAAAAGCTACCTTCACTACTAGAATCCACAAGCTGGTCTTGAGCTGCTTTTGTGGTACTATATTGTATACTTCATATGCATCAAAATCCAGTCCAAAATCAGCCTTTCTAAAGCCAAACTCTGGAATCAGCTTTTCCAAAAGCTACAACTAATTTGCATTCAGCGAGGATTTCCTTGTACCTTCTTTTTAATGCTTCGACATCTTGTTTTATTATGAAACTTAACCGGTGGAAGACCTTACACTCGACAATTTACAGCCGTTGTGCTGCAGTACTTCGTGCAGCTTTGACAATCACTGATTCTATTTGAATCGTTTGGTCTGTTAGGATATGGGGCGAAGCGAGTCCTTCAGCAGCAGGCAGCATGGCAGTGAAGCACCATCTCAACCTGTAGACAAGGTTTTTCCCCACCTCTTCTTTAGTGGTTGTAGCTTGCATCTTTTTTACATGGTTAGATAATTTCTTTCAATGAAGTAGCTTccattttcttgatttatcttCTTGTGTGCAGGATTTTAGTAGGCGGGATAGCTTGCCTACTATCCAGCCAGGAAATAATGAGCCTCGACAAAGTAGAGAGTTCCATGATCATTCCTTTGCCCAGTCACCTTATTCACCCCCACCCCCTCAGTCCCAGCATCCATCTCCATCACAATCTTATTCCTCTCCCTCACACCAAGGAACGGATTATCCTTCTGATGTCCACATACCACCACCCAATTATTCATCTTCCCCATACACAAGCACAGACTACCCTACTAAAGAGGTCCACAAACAACCATCCAATTATTCCCCACCCCCTTACACAAGAACAGACTACCCTTCCAGTGATGGCTACAATCCTCATAGTAATGATAAACCAGATGTTTCAGCTTATCCTCAGACATACCAACCCCCACCCTACACAATTGAACCTCAACACACGTCTCAAAACTACTACTCTACGGAGACCCCGCCTGCCCCATACAACTACCCTAATTTCCAGTCTTATCCAAGCTTCCAGGACAGCACATCACCTTCTGTGCCAACGCATCAATCATCATTCTACCCTGCAGGCGATGGTCCTGCTGCTACGTCATACTCTCCTGCGTCAAATCCCTCTGCCCCAACACATCACTCCAGTGCTGATTCTGCATATCAAGCTACTACTACAGCTGCACCACCAGCCAGCCAATA from Phragmites australis chromosome 8, lpPhrAust1.1, whole genome shotgun sequence includes:
- the LOC133926745 gene encoding protein HOMOLOG OF MAMMALIAN LYST-INTERACTING PROTEIN 5-like isoform X2, which gives rise to MGSEAEPAKGLLPYLQRADELQKHEPLVAYYCRLYAMEKGLRIPQKERTKITNSILVSLMNQLEKDKKSLTLGPDDHFHVEGFALNVFAKADKQDRAGRADINTAKTFYAASIFFEILNQFGELQPDIEQKQKYAIWKAAEIRKALKEGRKPEAGPPGGDKDEAPDMGRSESFSSRQHGSEAPSQPVDKDFSRRDSLPTIQPGNNEPRQSREFHDHSFAQSPYSPPPPQSQHPSPSQSYSSPSHQGTDYPSDVHIPPPNYSSSPYTSTDYPTKEVHKQPSNYSPPPYTRTDYPSSDGYNPHSNDKPDVSAYPQTYQPPPYTIEPQHTSQNYYSTETPPAPYNYPNFQSYPSFQDSTSPSVPTHQSSFYPAGDGPAATSYSPASNPSAPTHHSSADSAYQATTTAAPPASQYRYDSNYQPEVVKIAEAHKAARFAVGALAFDDVSVAVDHLKRALDLLTNPSAETH
- the LOC133926745 gene encoding protein HOMOLOG OF MAMMALIAN LYST-INTERACTING PROTEIN 5-like isoform X1, which encodes MGSEAEPAKGLLPYLQRADELQKHEPLVAYYCRLYAMEKGLRIPQKERTKITNSILVSLMNQLEKDKKSLTLGPDDHFHVEGFALNVFAKADKQDRAGRADINTAKTFYAASIFFEILNQFGELQPDIEQKQKYAIWKAAEIRKALKEGRKPEAGPPGGDKDEAPVSSTTIPHDMGRSESFSSRQHGSEAPSQPVDKDFSRRDSLPTIQPGNNEPRQSREFHDHSFAQSPYSPPPPQSQHPSPSQSYSSPSHQGTDYPSDVHIPPPNYSSSPYTSTDYPTKEVHKQPSNYSPPPYTRTDYPSSDGYNPHSNDKPDVSAYPQTYQPPPYTIEPQHTSQNYYSTETPPAPYNYPNFQSYPSFQDSTSPSVPTHQSSFYPAGDGPAATSYSPASNPSAPTHHSSADSAYQATTTAAPPASQYRYDSNYQPEVVKIAEAHKAARFAVGALAFDDVSVAVDHLKRALDLLTNPSAETH